The Podarcis raffonei isolate rPodRaf1 chromosome 2, rPodRaf1.pri, whole genome shotgun sequence genome window below encodes:
- the LOC128409363 gene encoding gastrula zinc finger protein XlCGF26.1-like: protein MDPDQREALEEEKPGIVAFLGHDRKERENEDEPHRVLLDRTGCEEEEEGRRKPEVKHILSESSAFQSAEISEIPVQENIAEGEERSQCLVCGESFTCKLSHIAHWKIHTGEKPFKCSDCNKSFSDKSTLRKHQRIHTGEKPYKCMECGQSFSQSTSLTSHHRIHTGEKPYKCLECGKCFSTSKYLTIHQRIHTGEKPFKCLECGKSFNRRDALTSHQKIHTGEKAYKCLECGKCFSNSKYLTSHQRIHTGEKPFKCLECGKCFNKRDGLVAHQNIHRGEKPYKCLECGKSFSSSKYLTSHQRVHTGEKPFKCVECGKSFRQKINLTTHQRTHTGEKPYPCLRCGKSFSQQTNLTAHQKIHTGEKPYKCLECGKRFNHSTSLTHHQQLHTGEKPYKCVECGKSFSTSASLTSHQIIHTGEKPYKCLECGKRFSDRRNLRSHQRIHTGEKPYVCLECGKRFSHRTNHSSHQKIHTGEKSFKCLECGKSFFFSTSLISHQTLHTGEKPYNCLECGKSFSSNKYLTAHQRIHTRGKPFKCSECGKSFRQSSDFTSHQRTHTGEKPYKCLECGKRFSTSKYLASHQRIHSGEKPYTCSECGKNFTHKTNLTKHQRIHRADKPQNC, encoded by the coding sequence gacatgacaggaaagagagggagaatgaAGATGAACCACACAGGGTGTTGTTAGACAGAACCGGatgtgaagaggaggaagaagggagaagaaAACCTGAAGTGAAACACATACTAAGCGAATCCTCTGCTTTTCAGAGCGCTGAGATTTCTGAAATCCCAGTCCAAGAAAACATAGCcgaaggagaggaaaggagccaGTGCCTTGTGTGTGGGGAAAGCTTTACCTGCAAATTGAGCCACATTGCTCATTGgaaaatccacacaggggagaaaccatttaaatgttcgGACTGTAACAAAAGCTTCAGCGATAAGTCAACCCTTAGAAaacaccagagaatccacacgggtgagaaaccatataaatgcatggagtgcggacagagcttcagtcagagcacaagcctcacttcccatcacagaatccacacaggggagaagccctataaatgcttggagtgtggaaagtgtttCAGCACTAGTAAATATCTCACGattcatcagagaatccacacaggagagaaaccatttaaatgcctggagtgtggaaagagctttaacaGGAGAGATGCTCTTACTTCACATCAaaaaatccacacaggggagaaagcatacaaatgcttggagtgtggaaagtgcttcagcaACAGCAAGTATCTCACTtcacatcagagaatccacacaggggagaaaccgtttaaatgtttggagtgtgggaagTGTTTTAATAAGAGGGATGGCCTTGTTGCCCACCAAAATATTCACagaggggaaaaaccatataagtgtttggagtgtgggaagagcttcagcagCAGCAAGTACCTGACTTCTCATCAAAGAGTCCACACGGGagaaaaaccttttaaatgtgtagAGTGCGGAAAGAGTTTCAGGCAGAAGATAAATCTCACTAcccatcaacgaactcacacaggggagaaaccatatccgTGCTTGAGGTGTGGAAAAAGTTTTAGCCAGCAGACTAACCTCACTGCACATCAgaaaatccacacaggggagaaaccctataaatgtttggagtgcggaaagaggtTTAATCATAGCACAAGCCTCACTCACCATCAACAACttcacacgggagagaaaccctataagtGTGTGGAGTGCGGGAAGAGTTTCAGTACAAGCGCCAGCCTTACTTCACATCAAAttatccacacgggggagaaaccctataaatgtttggagtgtggaaagcggTTTAGCGATCGCAGAAACCTCCGTtcacatcagagaatccacacaggggagaagccgtatgtgtgcttggaatgtggaaagaggtttaGTCATAGAACCAACCACAGCTCACATCAAAAaatccacacaggggaaaaatcttttaaatgcttggagtgtggaaagagctttttttTCAGCACCAGCCTGATTTCTCACCAAACtctccacacaggggagaaaccgtataattgtttggaatgtgggaagagcttcagtagcAACAAATACCTCACGGCTCACCAACGAATCCACACGAGGGGAAAGCCATTTAAGTGCtcggagtgcggaaagagcttccgtcagagtTCAGACTTCACTTCtcatcagagaacccacacaggggagaaaccgtacaaatgtctggagtgtggaaagaggttcagtaCTAGCAAATACCTCGCTTCCCACCAACGGATTCACagcggggagaaaccatatacatGCTCGGAGTGTGGTAAGAACTTCACCCACAAGACAAATCTCACCAAACATCAGAGAATCCATAGAGCAGATAAACCACAGAACTGTTAA